A genomic window from Pseudomonas leptonychotis includes:
- a CDS encoding HD-GYP domain-containing protein, with the protein MLKCIAVADVRVGMYIHEFCGSWMDHPFWKSKFLLESEKDLLRIKASSISELWIDISKGLDVEVGAASASAEEVAAQTNAKLMAVVQNPPVIRSVSMDDELQRAVKLCANAKAAVISMFSDARMGQALQFEQAGELVEEISDSVMRHPNALISLARLKNADEYTYMHSVAVCALMIALARQLGLEDVQVREAGLAGLLHDIGKMAISNDILNKPDKLTDREFATMRSHPMAGSHMLIESKQVSALVLDVCLHHHEKMDGSGYPHRLAGEQISLYARMGAVCDVYDAITSDRAYRKGWDPAESIRKMAEWKGHFDPVVFQAFVKTVGIYPVGSLVRLESGRIGVVMEQQTKSLLMPKVKVFFSAKSKAPIEQEVIDLSKLVGRDKIVSRESAEAWGFRHVDELWSGLSG; encoded by the coding sequence ATGCTGAAGTGCATCGCTGTGGCCGACGTGCGTGTCGGTATGTATATCCATGAGTTTTGTGGTTCATGGATGGACCATCCCTTCTGGAAGTCCAAGTTTCTGCTGGAATCCGAGAAAGATCTGTTGCGGATCAAGGCCAGCAGCATCAGTGAGCTGTGGATCGATATCAGTAAAGGGCTGGATGTTGAAGTCGGGGCTGCAAGTGCCAGCGCCGAAGAGGTGGCGGCACAAACCAACGCCAAGTTGATGGCTGTTGTGCAGAACCCGCCGGTGATTCGATCGGTGTCGATGGACGATGAACTGCAGCGTGCAGTTAAGCTCTGCGCCAATGCCAAAGCGGCAGTAATCAGCATGTTTAGCGATGCGCGCATGGGCCAGGCATTGCAGTTCGAACAGGCCGGTGAGTTGGTTGAAGAAATTTCCGACTCGGTTATGCGGCACCCCAATGCGCTGATCAGCCTGGCGCGGCTGAAAAATGCCGATGAATACACCTATATGCATTCGGTGGCTGTATGTGCGCTGATGATTGCGCTGGCGCGTCAGCTTGGTCTTGAGGATGTGCAGGTGCGTGAGGCTGGGCTCGCCGGCTTGTTGCATGACATCGGCAAAATGGCCATTTCCAATGACATATTGAACAAGCCTGATAAGTTGACCGACCGCGAGTTTGCGACGATGCGTAGCCACCCTATGGCGGGTTCGCACATGCTGATTGAGAGCAAGCAGGTGAGTGCGTTGGTATTGGATGTGTGCCTGCATCACCACGAAAAGATGGATGGCAGTGGTTATCCGCATCGCCTGGCTGGCGAGCAAATCAGCCTGTATGCGCGCATGGGCGCGGTGTGTGATGTCTACGACGCGATTACTTCCGACCGGGCCTATAGAAAAGGCTGGGACCCAGCTGAGTCGATCCGCAAAATGGCTGAGTGGAAAGGCCATTTCGACCCCGTGGTATTCCAGGCCTTTGTCAAAACCGTGGGTATTTACCCAGTGGGCTCACTGGTGCGTTTGGAAAGCGGGCGCATCGGTGTGGTCATGGAGCAGCAGACCAAATCCTTGCTGATGCCGAAGGTCAAGGTGTTCTTCTCGGCCAAATCGAAAGCGCCGATCGAGCAGGAAGTGATCGACCTGAGCAAGTTGGTCGGGCGCGACAAGATCGTCAGTCGCGAGTCCGCCGAGGCGTGGGGCTTTCGCCATGTTGACGAGCTCTGGAGCGGCCTATCGGGCTAA
- a CDS encoding sarcosine oxidase subunit gamma yields the protein MSNSINVYQQRPAAAHAESPLFHAELDQLVGKGPAKAGVTLREKKLLGHLTLRGDAKDSAFAGAVHQALGLELPSALMLVAAGEASLQWLGPDEWLLVVPSGTEFAVEQKLRAALDGQHISIVNVSGGQTLLELTGPKVRDVLMKSSSYDVHPSNFPVGKAVGTVFAKSQLVIRHTGEDTWELVVRRSFADYVWLWLQDASAEYGLAIKA from the coding sequence ATGTCTAATTCAATCAATGTTTATCAGCAACGCCCTGCGGCTGCCCATGCGGAGTCGCCACTGTTCCACGCCGAGCTCGATCAGTTAGTGGGCAAGGGGCCGGCCAAGGCTGGGGTCACCCTGCGTGAGAAGAAGCTGCTCGGTCACCTGACCCTGCGCGGCGACGCCAAGGACAGCGCCTTTGCCGGCGCCGTGCATCAGGCATTAGGCCTGGAACTGCCGTCGGCACTGATGCTGGTGGCGGCTGGTGAGGCCTCATTGCAATGGCTGGGCCCCGATGAGTGGTTGCTGGTCGTGCCAAGCGGCACCGAGTTTGCCGTCGAGCAAAAGCTGCGGGCCGCGCTGGATGGCCAGCACATCTCGATCGTCAATGTCAGCGGCGGGCAGACCTTGCTGGAGCTTACCGGGCCGAAGGTGCGCGACGTGCTGATGAAGTCCAGCAGCTATGACGTGCATCCCAGCAACTTTCCGGTGGGTAAGGCCGTGGGCACGGTGTTCGCCAAGTCGCAGCTGGTGATCCGCCATACCGGCGAAGACACCTGGGAATTAGTGGTGCGCCGCAGCTTCGCGGATTACGTCTGGTTGTGGCTGCAAGACGCCAGCGCCGAGTACGGCTTGGCGATCAAGGCCTGA
- the fdhA gene encoding formaldehyde dehydrogenase, glutathione-independent — MSGNRGVVYLGAGKVEVQKIDYPKMQDPRGKKIEHAVILKVVSTNICGSDQHMVRGRTTAQTGLVLGHEITGEVIEKGSDVENLKIGDLVSVPFNVACGRCRSCKEQHTGVCLSVNPARPGGAYGYVDMGDWTGGQAEYAMVPYADFNLLKLPDRERAMEKILDLTCLSDILPTGYHGAVTAGVGPGSTVYIAGAGPVGLAAAASARLLGAAVVIVGDVNPVRLVHAKSQGFEIADLSLDTPLHEQIAALLGEPEVDCAIDAVGFEARGHGHEGVQHEAPATVLNSLMGVVRVAGKIGIPGLYVTEDPGAVDAAAKKGALSIRFGLGWAKSHSFHTGQTPVMKYNRQLMQAIMWDRINIAEVVGVQVISLDDAPRGYGEFDAGVPKKFVIDPHKMFSAS, encoded by the coding sequence ATGTCTGGTAATCGTGGCGTCGTCTACCTCGGCGCTGGCAAGGTCGAAGTGCAGAAAATCGACTATCCAAAAATGCAGGACCCGCGCGGCAAGAAGATCGAGCACGCGGTCATCCTCAAAGTGGTATCCACCAATATCTGTGGCTCCGACCAGCACATGGTGCGCGGCCGTACCACGGCGCAAACCGGTCTGGTGCTGGGCCACGAGATCACCGGTGAGGTGATCGAGAAAGGCAGCGACGTCGAGAACCTGAAAATCGGCGACCTGGTGTCGGTGCCGTTCAACGTGGCGTGCGGCCGTTGCCGCAGCTGTAAAGAGCAACACACCGGCGTGTGCCTGTCGGTCAACCCCGCGCGCCCGGGCGGTGCCTACGGTTACGTCGACATGGGTGACTGGACCGGTGGCCAGGCCGAATACGCCATGGTGCCGTACGCCGATTTCAACCTGCTGAAACTGCCAGACCGCGAGCGGGCCATGGAGAAAATCCTCGACCTGACCTGTCTGTCCGACATTCTGCCCACTGGTTACCACGGTGCCGTAACGGCTGGCGTCGGGCCGGGCAGCACCGTTTATATCGCCGGTGCGGGTCCGGTTGGCCTGGCCGCTGCCGCTTCGGCACGCTTGCTGGGTGCAGCGGTGGTGATCGTCGGTGACGTTAATCCGGTGCGCCTGGTGCATGCTAAATCCCAGGGTTTCGAGATTGCCGATCTGTCGCTGGATACGCCGCTGCACGAGCAGATTGCCGCACTACTGGGTGAGCCGGAAGTGGACTGTGCGATCGACGCGGTGGGCTTTGAGGCTCGCGGCCATGGTCACGAAGGCGTGCAGCACGAAGCACCCGCCACCGTGCTCAACTCGTTGATGGGTGTGGTGCGGGTCGCCGGCAAAATTGGTATCCCCGGCCTTTACGTCACTGAAGATCCAGGCGCAGTCGATGCCGCGGCGAAGAAGGGCGCGCTGAGCATTCGTTTCGGCCTCGGCTGGGCCAAGTCGCACAGCTTCCATACCGGTCAGACGCCGGTGATGAAGTACAACCGCCAGCTGATGCAGGCGATCATGTGGGACCGTATCAACATCGCTGAAGTGGTCGGTGTGCAGGTCATCAGCCTGGACGACGCACCGCGTGGTTACGGTGAGTTCGATGCCGGCGTGCCGAAGAAATTCGTCATCGACCCGCACAAGATGTTCAGCGCCTCCTGA
- a CDS encoding sarcosine oxidase subunit beta family protein has translation MQRYSGFGLFKHAFSHHENWQRMWRNPTPKPVYDVVIVGGGGHGLATAYYLAKEFGVKNVAVIEKGWLGGGNTARNTTIVRSNYLWDESAHLYEHAMKLWEGLSQDINYNVMFSQRGVFNLGHTLQDMRDIERRVSANRLNGIDGEVLNAKQVEELVPYMDCSKNTRYPVMGASLQRRGGVARHDAVAWGYARAADALGVDLIQQTEVIGFRKENGVCIGVETNKGFIGGKRVGVVAAGNSGHLAGLAGFRLPLESHPLQALVSEPIKPIIDSVIMSNAVHGYISQSDKGDLVIGAGIDGYNGYGQRGSYPTIEHTLQAIVELFPVLSRVRMNRQWGGIVDTTPDACPIIAKTPVPNLFFNCGWGTGGFKATPGSGHVFAASLAKGEMHPLAKPFSIERFHNGALIDEHGAAGVAH, from the coding sequence ATGCAACGTTATTCCGGCTTCGGCCTGTTCAAGCACGCGTTCAGCCACCATGAGAATTGGCAGCGGATGTGGCGCAACCCAACGCCCAAGCCGGTGTACGACGTGGTCATAGTCGGCGGCGGCGGGCATGGTTTGGCCACGGCCTATTACCTGGCCAAAGAATTTGGCGTGAAGAACGTCGCGGTGATCGAGAAGGGTTGGCTGGGCGGCGGTAATACTGCGCGCAACACCACCATCGTGCGTTCCAACTACCTGTGGGATGAGTCGGCGCATTTGTATGAGCACGCGATGAAGCTGTGGGAAGGCCTGTCGCAGGACATCAACTACAACGTCATGTTTTCCCAGCGTGGCGTGTTCAACCTCGGCCACACCCTGCAGGACATGCGCGACATCGAACGGCGGGTCAGCGCCAACCGCCTCAACGGCATCGACGGCGAGGTGCTGAATGCCAAGCAGGTCGAGGAGCTGGTGCCGTACATGGATTGCAGCAAGAACACCCGTTACCCAGTGATGGGCGCCTCCCTGCAGCGCCGCGGCGGCGTCGCCCGCCACGATGCGGTGGCCTGGGGCTATGCCCGCGCCGCCGATGCATTGGGTGTCGACTTGATCCAGCAAACCGAAGTGATCGGTTTTCGCAAAGAAAACGGTGTGTGCATCGGCGTAGAAACCAACAAGGGCTTTATCGGCGGTAAGCGCGTCGGCGTGGTGGCGGCGGGTAACTCCGGGCACCTGGCCGGTTTAGCGGGCTTTCGCCTGCCGTTGGAATCGCACCCGTTGCAGGCGCTGGTGTCCGAGCCGATCAAACCGATTATCGACAGCGTGATCATGTCCAACGCCGTGCACGGCTATATCAGTCAGTCGGACAAGGGCGACCTGGTGATTGGTGCCGGCATCGATGGCTACAACGGTTATGGCCAGCGCGGCTCTTACCCGACTATCGAACACACCCTGCAGGCCATCGTCGAGCTGTTCCCGGTGCTCTCGCGGGTGCGCATGAACCGCCAGTGGGGCGGCATCGTCGACACCACGCCGGACGCCTGCCCGATCATCGCCAAGACCCCGGTGCCGAACCTGTTCTTCAACTGTGGTTGGGGCACCGGCGGCTTCAAAGCGACGCCGGGTTCTGGTCACGTGTTCGCTGCCAGCCTGGCTAAAGGCGAGATGCACCCGCTGGCCAAGCCGTTCTCCATTGAGCGCTTCCACAATGGCGCGCTGATCGATGAACACGGCGCCGCCGGGGTTGCGCACTGA
- the purU gene encoding formyltetrahydrofolate deformylase, which yields MSRTPDTWILTAHCPSVLGTVDAVTRFLFEQRCYVTEHHSFDDRLSSLFFIRVEFRQPDDFDEQAFRAGLDERLTSFGMQVELTPPGYRAKVVLMVSKADHCLNDLLYRQRIGHLGMEVVAVVSNHPDLEPLARWHDIPYYHFPLDPNDKPAQERKVLQVIEDSGAELVVLARYMQVLSPELCRKLDGWAINIHHSLLPGFKGAKPYHQAYEKGVKLVGATAHYINNDLDEGPIIAQGVESVDHAHYPEDLIAKGRDIECQTLAKAIGYHLERRVFLNASRTVVLHA from the coding sequence ATGAGCCGCACCCCTGATACCTGGATTCTGACTGCCCACTGCCCTAGCGTGCTCGGCACGGTGGATGCGGTGACGCGCTTTCTCTTCGAGCAGCGCTGTTACGTGACTGAGCATCACTCGTTTGATGATCGCCTGTCCTCGCTGTTTTTTATTCGCGTCGAGTTTCGCCAACCGGACGATTTTGATGAGCAGGCCTTTCGCGCCGGCCTCGATGAGCGCCTGACCAGCTTTGGCATGCAGGTCGAGCTGACCCCGCCCGGCTACCGGGCCAAGGTGGTGCTGATGGTCAGCAAGGCCGACCATTGCCTGAATGATCTGCTCTATCGCCAGCGCATTGGCCACTTGGGCATGGAGGTGGTGGCGGTGGTGTCCAATCACCCGGACCTGGAACCGCTGGCGCGCTGGCACGACATTCCCTACTACCACTTCCCGCTCGACCCCAATGACAAGCCGGCGCAGGAGCGCAAGGTGCTGCAGGTGATCGAGGACAGCGGTGCCGAACTGGTGGTACTCGCCCGCTATATGCAGGTGTTGTCGCCCGAGCTGTGCCGCAAGCTGGATGGCTGGGCGATCAATATTCACCACTCGCTGCTGCCCGGTTTCAAGGGCGCCAAGCCCTACCATCAGGCTTATGAAAAGGGCGTCAAACTGGTGGGCGCCACCGCGCACTACATCAACAACGACCTCGACGAGGGGCCGATCATCGCCCAAGGCGTGGAGTCGGTGGATCACGCGCATTACCCCGAAGACCTGATTGCCAAGGGCCGTGATATCGAGTGCCAAACCCTGGCCAAGGCCATTGGTTACCACCTTGAACGGCGGGTGTTCCTCAACGCCAGCCGCACGGTGGTGCTGCACGCATGA
- a CDS encoding methyl-accepting chemotaxis protein produces the protein MAATAQSVAQSCEQAAVEANQTREIANQSNQRSNRTSQSMRQLSSRLGDSATTLQQLRVQTEQITRVVDVIKGIAEQTNLLALNAAIEAARAGEQGRGFAVVADEVRSLSQRTQNSTAEIAETVGNLHRVVGQSVTQMEEAVRQAEGDVGSVLAMGEDLDAIVESVQLVTDRLAQIATAAEQQAATADEVSGNIQQVDQAASALLESAQAVSHAAEQLRQGSQVLEQNTARFKLD, from the coding sequence ATGGCCGCCACCGCACAGAGCGTGGCGCAGAGCTGTGAACAGGCGGCGGTGGAAGCCAACCAAACCCGCGAGATCGCCAATCAAAGTAACCAGCGCAGCAACCGCACCAGCCAGAGCATGCGTCAGCTCAGCAGTCGTCTGGGTGACAGCGCCACCACCTTGCAACAACTACGCGTACAGACTGAGCAGATCACCCGCGTGGTGGATGTGATCAAGGGGATTGCCGAGCAAACCAACTTGCTGGCACTTAACGCTGCCATCGAAGCCGCGCGCGCGGGCGAGCAGGGTCGTGGCTTTGCGGTGGTTGCCGACGAGGTGCGTTCACTGTCGCAGCGCACGCAGAACTCCACCGCAGAAATTGCCGAAACCGTGGGCAACCTGCATCGCGTAGTGGGCCAGTCGGTCACCCAGATGGAAGAAGCCGTACGCCAGGCCGAAGGTGATGTCGGCAGTGTATTGGCCATGGGTGAGGACCTGGACGCCATTGTCGAGTCAGTGCAACTGGTGACCGATCGCTTGGCGCAAATCGCCACCGCCGCCGAGCAGCAAGCGGCCACGGCTGATGAGGTCAGCGGCAATATTCAGCAGGTCGATCAGGCCGCCAGCGCCTTGCTTGAGAGCGCACAGGCGGTGAGTCACGCCGCCGAGCAACTGCGTCAGGGCAGCCAGGTGTTGGAGCAAAACACCGCGCGCTTCAAGCTCGATTGA
- the glyA gene encoding serine hydroxymethyltransferase — protein MFSKNDQIQGYDDELLSAINAEESRQEHHIELIASENYTSQRVMEAQGSGLTNKYAEGYPGKRYYGGCEHVDVVEQLAIDRAKQLFGADFANVQPHSGSSANSAVYLALINAGDTILGMSLAHGGHLTHGAKVSSSGKLYNAVQYGIDTATGLIDYDEVERLAVECLPKMIVAGFSAYSKTLDFPRFRAIADKVGALLFVDMAHVAGLVAAGLYPNPIPFADVVTTTTHKTLRGPRGGLILAKANPEIEKKLNSAVFPGAQGGPLMHVIAAKAVCFKEAMEPGFKTYQQQVINNAQAMAKVFIERGYDVVSGGTDNHLFLVSLIRQGLTGKDADAALGRAGITVNKNAVPNDPQSPFVTSGLRIGTPAITTRGFKEAQSIELAGWICNILDHLGDADVEAQVAALAAGLCADYPVYR, from the coding sequence ATGTTCAGCAAGAATGACCAGATTCAAGGCTATGACGACGAACTGCTCAGCGCCATCAACGCCGAGGAAAGCCGTCAGGAGCACCACATTGAGCTGATCGCCTCGGAAAACTACACCAGCCAGCGGGTGATGGAGGCCCAGGGCAGTGGCCTGACCAACAAGTACGCCGAAGGTTATCCGGGCAAGCGTTACTACGGCGGTTGCGAGCACGTTGATGTGGTTGAGCAGCTGGCCATCGACCGGGCCAAGCAATTGTTCGGTGCCGACTTCGCCAACGTCCAGCCGCACTCGGGCTCGTCCGCCAACAGCGCGGTGTACCTGGCGCTGATCAATGCCGGCGATACCATCTTGGGCATGAGCTTGGCTCACGGTGGTCACCTCACCCACGGCGCCAAGGTGTCGTCCTCGGGCAAGCTCTACAATGCCGTGCAGTACGGCATCGACACCGCTACCGGGCTGATCGATTACGACGAGGTCGAGCGCCTGGCTGTCGAGTGCCTGCCGAAGATGATTGTGGCCGGGTTCTCCGCCTACTCGAAAACCCTGGATTTTCCGCGTTTTCGCGCCATCGCCGACAAGGTCGGGGCGCTGCTGTTTGTCGACATGGCCCACGTTGCCGGTCTGGTGGCGGCTGGTCTGTACCCCAACCCGATTCCGTTCGCCGATGTGGTCACTACCACCACTCACAAGACCCTGCGCGGCCCACGTGGCGGGTTGATTCTGGCCAAGGCCAACCCGGAGATCGAGAAGAAGCTCAACTCGGCGGTATTCCCCGGTGCTCAGGGCGGCCCGTTGATGCACGTGATCGCCGCCAAAGCGGTGTGCTTCAAAGAGGCCATGGAGCCAGGCTTCAAAACCTATCAGCAGCAGGTGATTAACAACGCCCAGGCCATGGCCAAGGTGTTTATCGAACGCGGCTATGACGTGGTCTCCGGCGGCACCGACAACCACCTGTTCCTGGTCAGCCTGATTCGTCAGGGCCTGACCGGTAAAGATGCCGACGCCGCCCTGGGCCGCGCCGGTATCACCGTCAACAAAAACGCCGTGCCGAATGACCCGCAATCGCCGTTCGTTACCTCCGGGCTGCGCATCGGCACACCGGCGATCACCACGCGCGGTTTCAAGGAAGCACAGAGCATCGAGCTGGCCGGTTGGATCTGCAACATCCTCGACCACCTCGGCGATGCCGATGTGGAAGCTCAGGTGGCGGCGCTGGCGGCAGGGCTGTGCGCCGATTACCCGGTTTATCGGTGA
- a CDS encoding sarcosine oxidase subunit delta — protein MLHIFCPHCGELRSEEEFHAKGQAHIPRPLDPAACTDAEWGDYLFFRDNPRGIHHELWVHAAGCRQYFNATRHTVTYEILETYKIGEKPSVTAAGGAAKQAIDQGVTA, from the coding sequence ATGCTGCATATTTTCTGCCCACATTGCGGCGAGCTGCGTTCCGAAGAGGAATTCCACGCCAAGGGCCAGGCACACATTCCGCGTCCACTGGACCCGGCCGCCTGCACCGATGCCGAGTGGGGCGATTACCTGTTTTTTCGCGATAACCCGCGTGGCATTCACCACGAACTGTGGGTACATGCCGCCGGTTGCCGCCAGTACTTCAACGCCACCCGTCATACGGTGACTTATGAAATTCTCGAAACCTACAAGATCGGCGAAAAGCCCAGCGTCACTGCCGCTGGTGGCGCCGCGAAGCAGGCCATCGACCAAGGAGTAACGGCATGA
- a CDS encoding sarcosine oxidase subunit alpha yields MSQVNRLATGGRIDRSQPLNFSFNGQSYQGFVGDTLAAALLANGVDIVGRSFKYSRPRGIVAAGSEEPNAVLQIGSTEAAQIPNVRATQQALYAGLVASSTNGWPSVNTDLMGILGKVGGKVMPPGFYYKTFMYPQNLWLTYEKYIRKAAGLGRAPKAADPDSYDYMNQHCDVLIVGGGAAGLAAALVAGRSGARVILADEQEEFGGSLLSTRETLDGKPASEWVTKVLAELASMPEVTLLPRATVHGYHDHNFLTIHQRLTDHLGEIAPMGMLRQRMHRVRAKRVVLATGAHERPLVYANNDVPGNMLADAVSTYVRRYGVAPGKQLVLSTNNDYAYRVVLDWLDAGLQVVAVADARSNPRGSWVEEARKRGVRILTGSAVVEAAGSKRVTAARICAIDVQSHKVTSPGEVLDCDLIVSSGGYSPVVHLASHLGGKPTWREDILAFVPGDGLQKRFCAGAVNGVFGLGDALADGVEAGVSAAAEAGYKAVSASLPQVVVHLEEPTQALFQVPHDKPTARAPKQFVDLQNDVTAAGIELATREGFESVEHVKRYTALGFGTDQGKLGNINGLAIAARSLGISIAQMGTTMFRPNYTPVTFGAVAGRHCGELFEAKRYTAMQSWHLQNGAEFEDVGQWKRPWYFPKGGEDLHAAVARECLAVRNAVGILDASTLGKIDIQGPDAREFLNRVYSNAWTKLDVGKARYGLMCKEDGMVFDDGVTACLADNHFLMTTTTGGAARVMEWLEIYHQTEWPELKVYFTSVTDHWATMTLSGPNSRKLLAEVTDIDLDKDAFPFMTWKEGQVGGVPARVFRISFTGELSYEVNVQADYALGVWEKIIEAGKKHGLTPYGTETMHVLRAEKGFIIVGQDTDGSVTPDDLNMGWCVGRTKPFSWIGWRGMNREDCTREERKQLVGLKPIDPSKVLPEGAQLVRDPKQPIPMDMVGHVTSSYASAALKHSIAMALVKGGLKRIGERVFAPLVDGSVIEAEIVSSVFYDPKGDRQNV; encoded by the coding sequence ATGAGCCAGGTCAATCGTCTTGCCACAGGTGGCCGCATCGACCGCAGCCAGCCATTGAATTTCAGCTTCAACGGGCAGAGCTACCAAGGCTTTGTCGGTGACACCCTGGCCGCCGCCTTGCTGGCTAACGGTGTAGACATCGTCGGCCGTAGCTTTAAATATTCTCGGCCGCGCGGCATCGTTGCGGCTGGCAGCGAGGAGCCGAATGCGGTGCTGCAGATTGGTAGCACTGAAGCGGCGCAGATCCCCAACGTGCGTGCCACTCAGCAGGCGTTGTATGCCGGCCTGGTTGCCAGCAGCACCAACGGTTGGCCGAGTGTGAACACCGACCTGATGGGTATTCTTGGAAAGGTCGGCGGCAAGGTGATGCCGCCGGGCTTTTACTACAAAACCTTTATGTACCCGCAGAACCTCTGGCTGACCTACGAAAAGTACATCCGTAAGGCCGCAGGTCTTGGCCGTGCGCCGAAAGCCGCTGACCCGGACAGCTACGACTACATGAACCAGCATTGTGACGTGCTGATCGTCGGCGGTGGTGCCGCAGGTTTGGCTGCGGCCTTGGTCGCCGGGCGCAGCGGCGCGCGAGTGATCCTAGCCGATGAGCAGGAAGAGTTCGGCGGCAGCCTGCTCAGCACCCGCGAAACCCTCGACGGCAAACCCGCCAGCGAGTGGGTGACCAAGGTGCTTGCCGAGTTGGCAAGCATGCCTGAAGTCACCCTGCTGCCACGGGCCACGGTGCATGGTTACCACGACCACAACTTCCTCACTATTCATCAGCGCCTGACTGATCACCTCGGTGAGATCGCGCCCATGGGCATGTTGCGCCAGCGCATGCACCGGGTGCGTGCCAAGCGTGTGGTGCTGGCCACCGGTGCGCATGAGCGGCCGCTGGTGTACGCCAACAACGACGTGCCGGGCAATATGCTCGCCGATGCTGTATCGACCTATGTACGTCGTTATGGCGTAGCACCGGGCAAGCAACTGGTGCTGTCGACCAACAATGATTACGCCTACCGTGTGGTGCTCGACTGGCTCGACGCTGGTTTGCAGGTGGTGGCAGTTGCTGATGCGCGCAGCAACCCACGCGGCAGCTGGGTGGAAGAGGCGCGCAAGCGTGGCGTGCGCATCCTCACCGGCAGTGCCGTGGTGGAAGCGGCGGGCAGCAAGCGGGTGACGGCGGCGCGTATCTGCGCCATCGATGTGCAGAGCCACAAGGTGACCAGCCCCGGTGAAGTGCTTGATTGCGACCTGATTGTCAGCTCCGGTGGCTACAGCCCGGTGGTGCACCTGGCCTCACACCTGGGCGGCAAGCCGACCTGGCGTGAAGACATCCTCGCCTTCGTGCCGGGTGACGGTTTGCAGAAGCGCTTCTGCGCCGGCGCGGTCAATGGTGTATTCGGCCTGGGTGATGCCCTGGCTGATGGCGTCGAGGCCGGCGTATCGGCTGCTGCCGAGGCTGGTTATAAAGCCGTTTCGGCCAGCTTGCCGCAGGTCGTTGTGCACTTGGAAGAGCCGACGCAGGCGTTGTTCCAGGTACCCCACGACAAGCCCACGGCGCGTGCGCCTAAGCAATTTGTCGACCTGCAGAACGATGTCACCGCCGCCGGTATCGAGCTGGCGACGCGTGAAGGTTTCGAGTCGGTCGAACACGTTAAACGCTACACCGCACTGGGTTTCGGCACCGACCAGGGCAAACTGGGCAACATCAACGGCTTGGCCATCGCCGCGCGCTCGCTGGGCATCAGCATTGCGCAAATGGGCACCACCATGTTCCGCCCCAACTACACCCCGGTGACCTTCGGCGCAGTGGCCGGCCGGCATTGCGGTGAATTGTTTGAAGCCAAGCGCTACACCGCCATGCAGAGCTGGCATCTGCAAAACGGCGCCGAGTTCGAGGATGTCGGCCAGTGGAAGCGCCCGTGGTATTTCCCCAAGGGCGGTGAAGACCTGCATGCTGCCGTAGCCCGTGAGTGCCTGGCAGTACGCAACGCGGTGGGCATTCTCGATGCCTCGACACTGGGCAAAATCGATATCCAAGGCCCGGATGCCCGCGAGTTCCTCAACCGCGTGTACAGCAATGCCTGGACCAAGCTGGATGTAGGCAAGGCGCGCTACGGCCTGATGTGCAAAGAAGACGGCATGGTCTTCGACGACGGCGTCACCGCCTGCCTGGCCGACAATCACTTCCTGATGACCACCACCACCGGCGGCGCCGCACGGGTGATGGAGTGGCTGGAGATTTACCACCAGACCGAGTGGCCGGAGCTCAAGGTGTACTTCACCTCGGTTACCGATCACTGGGCGACTATGACCCTGTCCGGGCCGAACAGCCGCAAGCTGCTGGCCGAGGTCACCGATATCGACCTGGACAAGGACGCCTTCCCCTTTATGACCTGGAAGGAAGGCCAGGTTGGCGGTGTGCCGGCGCGGGTGTTCCGCATCTCCTTCACCGGTGAGCTGAGTTATGAAGTCAACGTGCAGGCCGACTATGCCCTGGGCGTGTGGGAAAAGATCATCGAGGCCGGCAAGAAGCATGGCCTGACGCCTTACGGTACCGAGACCATGCACGTGCTGCGGGCCGAGAAGGGTTTCATCATCGTTGGTCAGGACACTGACGGTTCAGTCACCCCGGACGATCTCAATATGGGCTGGTGTGTCGGTCGCACTAAACCGTTCTCCTGGATCGGCTGGCGCGGCATGAACCGCGAGGACTGCACGCGTGAAGAGCGCAAGCAGTTGGTGGGGCTCAAGCCCATCGACCCGAGCAAGGTGCTGCCGGAAGGCGCGCAGCTGGTACGTGACCCCAAGCAGCCGATCCCGATGGATATGGTCGGCCACGTCACCTCCAGCTACGCCAGCGCGGCGTTGAAACACTCCATCGCCATGGCCTTGGTTAAAGGCGGTCTTAAACGCATCGGTGAGCGAGTGTTCGCACCCTTGGTGGATGGCAGCGTGATTGAAGCCGAAATCGTCAGCTCCGTGTTCTATGACCCGAAAGGGGATCGCCAGAATGTCTAA